A part of Mycolicibacterium sp. TUM20985 genomic DNA contains:
- a CDS encoding MgtC/SapB family protein, translated as MSWPLIQPFLVALAIGLLLGLERERNHPRKLSAGSRSFALLSLVGAVTASLNQWAVVAGLLGVGAIMALAYFRTSEEDPGTTTEIAALVAYLLGALAYTRPAVAVALAVVVAALLVSKTRIHRFAREIVSEVELEDAIKFFAVAFVILPLLPDRGLGPYGVLNPSKVWLLVVLLTGIGWVGYIGVRALGPERGLLVTGLAGGFVSASATTASMGRLSRTSTSLRPPLAGALVASLATFVQLTVVIGLVDVEVLRHLWPPVLAGAIILVVIAAVVYRGATQTHQKDAEGVGDADAVSASRPFAFRPAAVLAAVLTVALLVGQWGADVLGPNGAVFAASAAGLADAHAGSIAAASLAAKGDITVSTALVAVGAALGSNLLVKIVLAFIAGGRRFGLGFLASMAIPAAVFGIVLTLVVNTV; from the coding sequence GTGAGCTGGCCACTGATTCAGCCGTTCCTGGTGGCGCTGGCCATTGGACTACTTCTCGGCCTGGAGCGGGAACGCAATCACCCGCGCAAGCTCTCCGCCGGGTCGCGTTCGTTCGCACTGCTGTCGCTGGTGGGTGCCGTCACAGCAAGTCTGAACCAGTGGGCCGTCGTGGCGGGCCTTCTCGGAGTCGGGGCGATAATGGCGCTCGCCTACTTTCGCACCAGCGAAGAAGACCCCGGAACTACCACGGAGATCGCCGCGCTCGTTGCCTACTTGCTCGGCGCGCTCGCATACACCCGCCCAGCGGTCGCCGTGGCCCTCGCCGTGGTCGTCGCTGCCTTGCTGGTGTCGAAGACGCGCATCCACCGCTTCGCCCGCGAGATCGTCAGCGAAGTCGAACTAGAGGACGCGATCAAGTTCTTCGCCGTGGCATTCGTCATCCTGCCGCTGCTACCTGATCGAGGGCTGGGGCCCTACGGTGTGCTCAATCCGTCGAAGGTGTGGCTGCTCGTCGTGCTGCTTACCGGCATCGGCTGGGTGGGCTACATCGGCGTTCGGGCGCTCGGCCCCGAGAGAGGCCTGCTCGTCACCGGTTTGGCGGGCGGGTTCGTCTCGGCAAGCGCAACGACGGCATCCATGGGCCGACTCAGCCGGACATCCACGAGCTTGCGGCCCCCGCTGGCCGGTGCACTCGTCGCCAGCCTCGCTACCTTCGTGCAGCTGACTGTCGTGATCGGCCTCGTCGACGTCGAGGTGCTGCGCCACTTGTGGCCTCCAGTGCTCGCAGGGGCCATCATTCTCGTGGTGATCGCCGCCGTCGTTTACCGGGGCGCCACCCAAACGCATCAGAAGGACGCCGAGGGGGTCGGCGACGCCGACGCCGTGTCGGCAAGCCGACCCTTCGCCTTCAGGCCCGCCGCCGTTTTGGCCGCAGTGCTGACCGTTGCCCTGCTCGTCGGTCAGTGGGGCGCTGACGTGCTGGGCCCCAACGGGGCCGTGTTCGCGGCGTCCGCCGCGGGTCTCGCCGACGCCCACGCCGGCTCGATTGCCGCCGCCAGCCTGGCCGCCAAGGGCGACATCACGGTCAGTACCGCCCTCGTCGCGGTCGGTGCAGCTCTGGGATCCAATCTGCTCGTCAAGATCGTCCTGGCCTTCATCGCTGGCGGTCGCCGGTTCGGATTGGGATTCCTTGCCAGCATGGCGATACCGGCCGCGGTATTCGGCATCGTCCTCACGCTGGTCGTGAACACGGTTTGA
- a CDS encoding tyrosine-type recombinase/integrase, with the protein MPVDKSGRFYVVESVPLLHPEAHTVQEMLDGWRNQQLCRNLAHDTIDQRIRIVERFLAYTNEFPWTWTAAMVEEFFSDLRAISRRRQSTIRGYQNALRMFCSYVSHPDYGWDRVCEQRFGTHPAQVFFEWNTAAHVQDNEQSPAKRAFTKNELQDFFDHADDQVAVIAASGRKGWLPAYRDTVMFKLAYSYGLRFNELRHLQTVDFARNPHGREFGRYGVVHVRYGKAKRGSPHKRRSVLTVFDWTPEIIADWLAHGQRYMDDGIDLFPSERATLVSEDTLLRRFRRYCNHLGLSAGLDLHSLRRSYATHLIEDGWDAKFVQDQLGHEHASTTALYTCVSSDFRIRTLRRVLDSTIDDALSSSDQEDT; encoded by the coding sequence TTGCCCGTCGACAAAAGTGGCCGTTTCTACGTCGTCGAGTCCGTTCCGCTGCTTCACCCCGAGGCGCACACTGTTCAGGAGATGCTCGACGGTTGGCGCAATCAGCAGTTGTGCCGCAACCTCGCGCACGACACCATCGACCAGCGGATCCGGATCGTGGAGCGATTCCTCGCCTATACCAACGAGTTTCCGTGGACGTGGACCGCGGCGATGGTCGAGGAATTCTTTAGCGACCTGCGCGCGATATCGCGCCGCAGGCAGTCCACGATCCGCGGCTATCAGAACGCGCTGCGGATGTTCTGCTCGTATGTCAGTCATCCCGACTATGGCTGGGATCGAGTGTGCGAGCAGAGATTCGGCACCCACCCCGCCCAGGTCTTCTTCGAGTGGAACACCGCCGCACACGTGCAGGACAACGAACAGTCCCCAGCCAAGCGAGCGTTCACCAAGAACGAGCTGCAAGACTTCTTCGACCACGCCGACGACCAGGTCGCGGTGATTGCCGCATCCGGACGCAAGGGCTGGCTGCCGGCCTATCGCGATACCGTGATGTTCAAGCTGGCCTACTCCTATGGGTTGCGGTTCAACGAACTTCGCCATCTGCAAACCGTCGACTTCGCCCGTAACCCGCACGGTCGTGAGTTCGGACGCTACGGGGTCGTTCACGTCCGGTACGGCAAGGCGAAACGAGGGTCGCCGCACAAACGCCGCAGTGTGCTGACCGTCTTCGATTGGACTCCGGAGATAATCGCCGACTGGTTAGCGCACGGACAGCGTTACATGGATGACGGCATCGACCTATTCCCCAGCGAGCGTGCAACGCTGGTGTCTGAAGACACCCTGCTGCGCCGGTTCCGCCGCTATTGCAACCACCTCGGGCTGTCGGCCGGGCTGGACCTGCATTCGCTGCGCCGCTCCTACGCCACCCACCTCATCGAAGATGGTTGGGACGCCAAATTCGTCCAAGACCAGTTGGGCCACGAACACGCGAGTACCACAGCGCTGTACACCTGCGTATCCAGCGATTTCCGCATCCGCACGTTGCGCCGGGTGCTGGACTCCACCATTGACGACGCACTGTCGTCCAGCGACCAGGAGGACACGTGA
- a CDS encoding helix-turn-helix domain-containing protein translates to MKRQVDYAWRLAEIMAAHGMHNTTDLMPRLAERGIELSRPQVYRIVHQRPERMSLQLLAALCDIFSCGLEDLLTVTATNVRRKKAASSTTPAPPNVVALNKSVRPRRARVIRNDD, encoded by the coding sequence GTGAAACGGCAAGTCGACTATGCGTGGCGGCTGGCCGAAATCATGGCCGCCCACGGCATGCACAACACCACCGACCTGATGCCGCGGCTCGCCGAACGCGGTATCGAGCTGTCCCGACCCCAGGTGTATCGCATCGTCCACCAACGGCCCGAACGGATGTCACTGCAACTGCTGGCTGCTCTGTGCGACATCTTCAGCTGCGGCCTCGAGGACCTTCTCACCGTCACCGCGACCAACGTTCGCCGCAAGAAGGCCGCCTCGTCGACAACGCCTGCGCCCCCGAACGTGGTCGCACTGAACAAGTCGGTGCGGCCGCGCCGGGCGCGGGTGATCCGCAATGACGACTGA
- a CDS encoding recombinase XerD, with protein sequence MANQLRVNWPADRLCHSCFYTAMRTHGICPSCGHDGVLPGRTQETDPRPVCLSCAGISGNYQCATCKTEGQLYRGGQCARCALHDDLTALIVDGAADPETMGTIVTILCGVERPESILSWKRSPTVRALLSGLAGGHIPLSHDGLDAAGHSGQVSHLRSLLEHNGLLPPRDEPLARFQTWLDYKLDATSEPAVRTPVEQFATWHHLNRLRRKSKSGQTSHGPTHSARQEINETLKFLSWLHETHHRTAATCRQQDIDEWLATGPTTRTKIRTFVVWANKSKINTGLHLDASQAKGTRLLTQDQRLAWIKELLNGDAESLHYRVAGTLLLLYAQPLVKIVALPTAAVVVDADQTLISLGAEPIPVPEPFADLLKGHLHNRPNLRTGAGTNANPWLFPGRRAGKHLEHHTMMLKLRTLGIDLLGARNSALQNLVTEIPPPVVAHLLGYSHNCTQRHARSAAQPWSRYVT encoded by the coding sequence ATGGCCAACCAACTGCGTGTGAACTGGCCCGCTGATCGGCTGTGCCACAGCTGCTTCTACACCGCGATGCGCACCCACGGCATCTGCCCCAGCTGTGGGCACGACGGCGTGCTACCCGGTCGCACCCAGGAAACCGATCCCCGACCCGTATGCCTGTCATGCGCCGGAATCTCCGGCAATTACCAATGCGCAACCTGCAAGACCGAAGGTCAGCTGTATCGGGGCGGGCAATGCGCTCGCTGCGCGCTTCACGACGACCTCACCGCATTGATAGTCGACGGCGCCGCCGACCCGGAGACCATGGGCACCATCGTGACCATCCTCTGCGGCGTTGAACGGCCCGAGAGCATCCTCTCGTGGAAACGCTCCCCCACCGTTCGGGCACTTTTGTCCGGCTTGGCCGGCGGGCACATTCCGCTCAGCCACGACGGTCTCGATGCCGCCGGGCACAGCGGACAAGTCTCACATCTGCGCAGCCTCCTCGAGCACAACGGTCTACTCCCGCCGCGGGATGAGCCTCTCGCGCGTTTTCAGACGTGGCTGGACTACAAACTCGACGCCACCTCGGAACCAGCCGTTCGAACCCCCGTCGAGCAGTTCGCCACCTGGCATCACCTAAACCGGCTCCGCCGAAAGTCGAAATCGGGCCAAACCTCCCACGGACCAACACATTCGGCCCGACAAGAGATCAACGAGACACTCAAGTTCCTCAGCTGGCTGCATGAAACCCATCACCGCACAGCGGCGACTTGCCGACAGCAAGACATTGACGAGTGGCTAGCCACCGGGCCGACAACCCGCACCAAGATCCGCACCTTCGTCGTGTGGGCCAACAAGAGCAAGATCAACACCGGCCTGCACCTCGATGCCTCCCAGGCCAAGGGCACCCGCCTGCTCACCCAAGACCAGCGGCTGGCATGGATCAAGGAACTCCTCAACGGCGACGCGGAATCACTGCACTATCGCGTCGCCGGCACACTACTGCTGCTCTACGCCCAACCCCTTGTGAAAATCGTCGCACTGCCGACAGCGGCGGTCGTCGTCGACGCAGATCAGACACTCATATCGCTTGGCGCTGAACCTATCCCAGTGCCCGAGCCCTTCGCCGATCTGCTCAAAGGCCACCTGCACAACCGCCCCAACCTTCGAACCGGCGCAGGCACGAACGCAAACCCGTGGCTATTCCCCGGCCGCCGTGCCGGCAAGCACCTCGAACACCACACCATGATGCTGAAGCTGCGCACGCTGGGAATCGACTTGCTCGGAGCACGCAACTCCGCACTGCAGAACCTCGTCACCGAGATACCCCCTCCCGTAGTAGCCCACCTGTTGGGCTACAGCCACAACTGCACCCAGCGACACGCCCGATCGGCCGCTCAACCATGGTCGCGTTACGTCACATAG
- a CDS encoding zeta toxin family protein: protein MSAPQSNRRLRNRVHSQLTALHQEGEFAVPRSVVRYLSDQLIDEIADEYRSQSPNAPAHGRAAIITAGVPGAGKSVAIDILATDHRRIDPDGIKDLILMRLDQAGLLDIRHNHVLADGKPVHPSELATWVHDASTEAANRVRAVSLHRGENFVMEGTLSWTPLIDSYVTDFASDDYERLTIIDVEVPFTLAVEQSTHRWWAAREAGRTVDHVELGGRFIAQAALEGFYSRQRRVSKCAANARKLRTDANNAGIDTNLLIVSRTSTGREYRAWLRPDGEIDPSQGAPLGAVCIKSGAILTNPTAIRTGAGRSRVHRS, encoded by the coding sequence GTGTCAGCTCCGCAGTCCAACCGCCGACTGCGCAATAGGGTCCATTCTCAGCTGACCGCCCTCCACCAAGAGGGGGAGTTCGCTGTTCCACGCTCAGTGGTGCGTTATCTAAGTGATCAGCTGATCGACGAGATCGCCGACGAGTATCGAAGTCAAAGTCCCAACGCGCCGGCGCATGGTCGCGCCGCAATCATCACCGCCGGCGTGCCTGGTGCCGGCAAATCGGTCGCGATTGACATTTTGGCCACCGACCACCGTCGCATTGACCCAGACGGCATCAAAGACCTCATCCTGATGCGACTGGACCAGGCCGGCCTACTCGACATCCGGCACAACCACGTTCTCGCAGATGGCAAACCTGTCCATCCCAGCGAACTGGCGACATGGGTCCATGATGCCTCTACCGAAGCCGCCAACCGTGTCCGTGCAGTGTCACTGCACCGGGGGGAGAACTTCGTCATGGAGGGAACCCTCTCCTGGACGCCGCTCATAGACAGCTATGTCACCGACTTTGCCTCCGACGACTACGAGCGACTGACGATTATCGACGTCGAAGTGCCCTTCACGCTCGCGGTCGAGCAGTCCACACACCGCTGGTGGGCCGCGCGAGAAGCAGGACGAACTGTGGACCACGTGGAGCTCGGCGGCCGATTCATCGCGCAGGCCGCCCTCGAAGGCTTCTACAGCCGGCAGCGCCGCGTCTCAAAATGCGCCGCCAATGCCCGCAAGCTCCGGACCGACGCCAACAACGCGGGCATCGACACCAACCTTCTCATCGTCAGCCGCACGTCGACCGGCAGGGAATACCGAGCCTGGCTCCGACCCGACGGTGAGATCGATCCATCGCAGGGCGCCCCCCTAGGCGCAGTATGCATCAAAAGTGGAGCGATACTCACAAACCCAACCGCAATCAGGACAGGCGCTGGACGAAGCCGCGTCCACAGGTCCTGA
- a CDS encoding DUF6153 family protein has protein sequence MNVRGVAALPTVARLLLLVALMGGIVTMHAVTFTLGHDHGAQPAMAATSQHHTTGGHAAPASPPCDGDDCGQQHTGLHGCVFVMTAVAIVAGLAMLCWIGTRNAVLVAPKTRRGHRRRQRAPPWTVLTLHQLSILRV, from the coding sequence ATGAACGTGCGTGGTGTGGCAGCGTTGCCCACCGTCGCGCGACTCCTCCTCTTGGTGGCCCTGATGGGTGGAATCGTCACCATGCACGCCGTGACGTTCACGCTCGGCCACGACCACGGCGCGCAACCCGCGATGGCAGCGACGAGCCAGCACCACACCACAGGTGGGCATGCCGCCCCCGCCTCCCCGCCCTGCGATGGCGACGACTGCGGCCAGCAGCACACCGGGCTGCATGGATGCGTCTTCGTCATGACTGCCGTGGCGATCGTCGCCGGTCTGGCGATGCTGTGCTGGATCGGAACCCGAAACGCGGTGCTCGTCGCGCCGAAGACCCGGCGCGGCCATCGCCGCCGTCAGCGTGCACCGCCCTGGACCGTGCTCACCCTTCACCAACTGTCGATTCTGCGGGTCTGA
- a CDS encoding DUF305 domain-containing protein, whose product MFSSTIAVKSTVLATAVAATLAVAGCSGTTTDTSTPPTVSSSTGMSGSMPGMDHGGSSASAAPSATRTDFNDADVMFLQMMYPHHSQAVDMAKLVPSRSQNQQVITLAQNIEKAQGPEMTQMTGLLTSFGKPAPSAEMSGHDMPGMGAMPGMMSAEQMTNLTGLSGKAFDQVWLQMMIDHHSGAIDMSNTELRDGTNQDAKKLAQAIIANQQAEITQMRGMLGQG is encoded by the coding sequence ATGTTCAGTTCCACCATCGCCGTCAAGTCCACCGTCCTCGCGACCGCCGTTGCGGCAACCTTGGCGGTCGCCGGCTGCAGCGGCACCACCACCGACACTTCGACACCCCCAACCGTCTCGAGCTCGACCGGGATGAGCGGATCGATGCCCGGCATGGATCACGGCGGCTCGTCTGCGTCAGCAGCGCCGAGTGCTACCCGCACCGACTTCAACGACGCCGACGTGATGTTCCTGCAGATGATGTACCCCCACCACTCGCAGGCCGTCGACATGGCCAAGCTCGTGCCGAGCCGATCCCAGAACCAGCAGGTCATCACGCTGGCCCAGAACATCGAGAAGGCTCAGGGACCCGAGATGACTCAGATGACCGGCCTGCTCACGAGTTTCGGCAAGCCCGCGCCGTCAGCAGAGATGTCCGGCCATGACATGCCCGGGATGGGTGCCATGCCGGGCATGATGTCCGCCGAGCAGATGACCAACCTCACCGGGTTGTCGGGCAAGGCGTTCGACCAGGTGTGGCTGCAGATGATGATCGACCATCACAGCGGCGCCATCGACATGTCCAACACGGAGCTTCGCGACGGCACCAACCAGGATGCGAAGAAGCTGGCCCAAGCCATCATCGCCAACCAGCAGGCCGAAATCACCCAGATGCGGGGCATGCTCGGCCAGGGCTAA
- a CDS encoding metal-sensitive transcriptional regulator, whose translation MEHAAPGYLQSKDAHLKRLSRIEGQVRGLARMVENDSYCIDVLTQISAATKALESVALALLDEHLTHCVSAAIQQGGDIADQKISEASAAIARLVRS comes from the coding sequence ATGGAACACGCCGCACCCGGTTATCTCCAGTCCAAGGACGCCCACCTCAAACGCCTCAGCCGCATCGAGGGGCAGGTGCGCGGTTTGGCGCGGATGGTGGAGAACGACAGCTACTGCATCGACGTACTCACCCAGATCTCTGCCGCCACCAAGGCCCTGGAGTCCGTCGCACTCGCGCTGCTCGACGAGCACCTCACCCACTGCGTCAGCGCCGCCATCCAGCAAGGCGGCGACATCGCCGACCAGAAGATCAGCGAAGCATCGGCGGCTATCGCCCGCCTCGTCCGCTCCTGA
- a CDS encoding heavy-metal-associated domain-containing protein: MNTLDLRTSLPLLQTPDSGCACCGPRTTSEPTAPTRATENEISTANAFPVTGMTCGHCVAAVTEEVSAIPGVTDVTVDLKPGATSTLRVTSEHGVTRDQIAAALDEAGDYHLTTD; this comes from the coding sequence ATGAACACCCTCGACCTACGCACATCGCTGCCGTTGCTACAAACCCCCGACAGCGGTTGCGCATGCTGCGGGCCACGCACCACGTCCGAACCGACCGCGCCAACCCGAGCCACGGAGAACGAGATCAGCACCGCCAACGCGTTTCCCGTCACCGGAATGACCTGCGGCCACTGCGTGGCCGCCGTCACCGAGGAAGTCTCCGCGATCCCCGGCGTCACCGACGTGACCGTCGACCTCAAACCGGGCGCCACATCGACGCTGCGCGTCACCAGCGAGCATGGCGTCACCCGCGATCAGATCGCCGCCGCCCTCGACGAAGCCGGCGACTACCACCTCACCACCGACTGA
- a CDS encoding NADH-quinone oxidoreductase subunit A — protein sequence MYIGAVSMLLTALAGLLGLYGLHRLTAVIATPLVSLPFQSGWLPEEHAMSRFHVRWYPATVLFLAFDVEMLFMYPWAIVVADVGVSAIVEMFAFLLALLVAVVWAWREGALRWV from the coding sequence ATGTACATCGGTGCAGTGTCGATGTTGTTGACTGCGCTCGCGGGCCTCCTCGGCCTGTACGGTTTGCATCGATTGACCGCCGTGATCGCAACCCCATTGGTCTCGCTGCCGTTTCAATCCGGTTGGCTGCCGGAGGAGCATGCCATGTCGCGCTTTCACGTCCGGTGGTACCCGGCCACCGTGTTGTTTCTGGCGTTCGACGTCGAAATGCTCTTCATGTATCCGTGGGCGATCGTGGTTGCCGACGTGGGAGTCTCTGCAATCGTCGAGATGTTCGCGTTCCTGCTCGCGCTGTTGGTCGCCGTGGTGTGGGCGTGGCGCGAGGGGGCGTTGCGATGGGTCTGA
- a CDS encoding complex I subunit 1 family protein has translation MADGVLTTVSGGWAIGAAALLALLMVFAATVNGVLAARAEGQLGGGFIRPLAETARLMRQRRRTTLEADRPLWRVGGAGLVVAALMMTAVVPLGTWTLLDLDVGVVWFNAMDVLVWSFVWLVGWGPNSVHSMVGGYRFLAHGLAYELPLMFALVAPAIAAGSLRVGDIGAAQHGLWFAVWMPVAFAGYCLGVIAFSVWGPFSPALGPDIAGGVAAELSGVDRLVFEAGRYGLLAAGAAFAVPMFLGGGSGPLLPDWCWVLVKTMALLAAFVWLRRRLPALRPDKFMEVGWLVLLPAVVLQDFVVAVIAVWSN, from the coding sequence ATGGCTGACGGCGTGCTCACCACCGTCTCGGGAGGCTGGGCCATCGGTGCCGCAGCCCTGCTGGCTCTGCTGATGGTGTTCGCGGCGACGGTCAACGGGGTCCTGGCCGCACGCGCGGAGGGACAACTCGGTGGCGGTTTCATTCGGCCGCTGGCGGAGACGGCGCGGCTGATGCGGCAGCGCCGTCGCACCACGCTGGAGGCCGACCGCCCGCTGTGGCGGGTCGGCGGCGCGGGCCTGGTGGTGGCGGCGCTGATGATGACCGCGGTGGTGCCACTCGGGACGTGGACGCTGCTCGATTTGGACGTCGGCGTCGTGTGGTTCAACGCGATGGACGTGCTGGTCTGGTCGTTCGTGTGGCTCGTCGGGTGGGGTCCGAACTCGGTGCATTCGATGGTCGGCGGATACCGCTTCCTCGCCCACGGTCTCGCCTACGAACTCCCGCTGATGTTCGCATTGGTGGCACCCGCGATCGCGGCCGGCAGTTTGCGCGTCGGGGACATCGGCGCCGCGCAGCACGGCCTGTGGTTCGCCGTGTGGATGCCGGTCGCGTTCGCCGGGTACTGCCTGGGCGTAATCGCATTCTCGGTGTGGGGTCCGTTCTCGCCGGCGCTGGGACCCGACATCGCGGGTGGTGTCGCCGCCGAACTGTCCGGAGTGGACCGGTTGGTGTTCGAGGCCGGACGCTACGGTCTGCTGGCCGCGGGCGCGGCGTTCGCGGTGCCGATGTTCCTCGGCGGCGGCAGCGGGCCGCTACTGCCCGATTGGTGTTGGGTGCTCGTCAAGACGATGGCGCTACTGGCGGCCTTCGTGTGGCTGCGGCGCCGCCTGCCCGCTCTGCGTCCGGACAAGTTCATGGAGGTGGGCTGGCTGGTGCTGCTGCCCGCGGTCGTGCTCCAGGACTTCGTCGTCGCCGTCATCGCGGTCTGGAGTAACTGA
- a CDS encoding NADH-quinone oxidoreductase subunit J, with the protein MVVDIAFWTVAVVAVLSGAAVFWVDSMARATYALALSFIAVGVNVLLLHQNYVGVITILMMVMEMAVMVVYMIMFMGMNPALMPMSMVHDNRRAVGAAVVTFALLAAGILLVDWPARRGVPSGDVTRALGEALMGSKMLVMTVMSPVMVATIVAGIVLAVRRTRYDRFGDDLQRRTPDDPQPGGVGR; encoded by the coding sequence ATGGTTGTCGACATCGCGTTCTGGACCGTCGCCGTCGTCGCGGTCCTGTCCGGCGCGGCAGTCTTCTGGGTCGATTCGATGGCCCGCGCCACCTACGCGCTGGCGCTTTCCTTCATCGCCGTCGGCGTGAACGTGCTTCTGCTGCATCAGAACTACGTCGGCGTCATCACCATCCTGATGATGGTCATGGAGATGGCCGTCATGGTGGTCTACATGATCATGTTCATGGGGATGAACCCCGCGTTGATGCCGATGAGCATGGTGCACGACAACCGGCGTGCGGTCGGCGCCGCCGTGGTGACCTTCGCCCTGCTGGCTGCGGGCATCCTCCTCGTCGACTGGCCCGCCCGGCGCGGCGTTCCGTCCGGTGACGTCACCCGCGCACTCGGCGAGGCGCTGATGGGTTCGAAGATGCTGGTGATGACGGTGATGAGCCCGGTGATGGTGGCCACGATCGTGGCCGGCATCGTCTTGGCCGTCCGCCGCACCCGCTACGACCGCTTCGGTGACGACCTGCAGCGTCGAACTCCCGACGATCCCCAGCCGGGCGGAGTGGGCCGATGA
- a CDS encoding NADH-quinone oxidoreductase subunit NuoK — translation MTLQTVLLVAAALFSVGLYGALSQQVVVMVMMGLELMINGVILAAAAFWWFLAPNPTGQVLLMVVIAAMTVEMAMGFAVATLLHRDHMTDMTDMAEDLSG, via the coding sequence ATGACGCTTCAGACCGTGCTTCTGGTCGCGGCCGCGCTCTTCAGCGTCGGCCTCTACGGCGCGTTGTCCCAGCAGGTCGTGGTGATGGTGATGATGGGCCTGGAGCTGATGATCAACGGCGTGATCCTGGCCGCGGCCGCGTTCTGGTGGTTCTTGGCGCCCAACCCGACCGGTCAGGTGCTGTTGATGGTCGTCATCGCGGCGATGACCGTCGAAATGGCCATGGGTTTCGCGGTCGCCACGCTGCTGCACCGCGATCACATGACCGACATGACCGACATGGCCGAGGACCTCTCCGGATGA